Proteins encoded by one window of Arachis hypogaea cultivar Tifrunner chromosome 1, arahy.Tifrunner.gnm2.J5K5, whole genome shotgun sequence:
- the LOC112705771 gene encoding protein S40-4 translates to MADWGEEFDEQDVWGTAMITKDKKDYSTTKTMVSKSKKYSSSSSGYSSCSAWHNATSTRKIPRANNGVLLPSSDEDHDGQASLRGSSAPMDIPDWSKIYGKKKDDGFDDDNNDDDDENEDDDEDGMIIPPHELIARKLARSQISSFSVCEGIGRTLKGRDLSKVRNAILTKTGFIE, encoded by the coding sequence ATGGCTGATTGGGGTGAAGAGTTTGATGAGCAAGATGTGTGGGGAACTGCTATGATCACCAAGGACAAGAAGGATTATTCAACCACAAAAACAATGGTGTCTAAGTCTAAGAagtactcatcatcatcatctggatATTCTTCTTGTTCTGCATGGCACAATGCTACCTCTACAAGAAAGATACCAAGGGCTAATAATGGAGTCTTATTACCCTCTTCTGATGAAGATCATGATGGGCAAGCAAGTCTTAGAGGGTCCTCAGCACCAATGGACATCCCTGACTGGTCAAAGATTTATGGCAAGAAAAAGGATGATGggtttgatgatgataataatgatgatgatgatgagaatgaggatgatgatgaagatggtaTGATCATTCCACCACATGAATTGATTGCTAGGAAGCTTGCAAGGAGCCAGATCTCTTCATTCTCTGTGTGTGAAGGCATTGGAAGAACACTCAAAGGAAGAGATCTTAGCAAAGTGAGGAATGCCATTTTGACCAAAACCGGCTTCATTGAGTAA
- the LOC112705790 gene encoding probable beta-1,3-galactosyltransferase 2 isoform X2 — protein MSSGKLRNTQTVESTSRKKCFMVIGINTAFSSRKRRDSVRATWMPQVEERKKLEDEKGIVIRFVIGHSSTSGGILDRAIEAEEKLHGDFLRLNHVEGYLELSAKTKTYFSTAVALWDADFYVKVDDDVHVNLATLGLTLSMHRMKPRVYIGCMKSGPVLAQKGVKYHEPEYWKFGEVGNKYFRHATGQLYAISQDLATYISTNQDVLHKYANEDVSLGSWFIGLDVEHIDDRRMCCGTPPDCEWKAQAGNMCIATFDWRCSGICRSVERIKVVHQRCGEDENALWTATF, from the exons ATGTCATCAGGTAAGCTAA GAAACACACAAACAGTTGAATCAACTTCAAGGAAAAAATGTTTCATGGTTATAGGAATCAATACAGCTTTTAGTAGCAGAAAGCGAAGAGATTCTGTTCGTGCAACTTGGATGCCACAAG TTGAGGAAAGAAAGAAGTTGGAGGATGAAAAGGGCATAGTCATACGTTTTGTTATAGGTCACAG TTCTACATCAGGTGGCATTCTTGATAGAGCTATAGAAGCAGAGGAGAAGCTTCATGGCGACTTTTTGAGGCTG AACCATGTTGAGGGCTACCTTGAACTATCAGCAAAGACAAAGACCTATTTTTCAACTGCTGTTGCTCTGTGGGATGCAGATTTTTATGTCAAAGTTGATGATGATGTCCATGTGAATTTAG CAACACTTGGATTGACTCTGAGTATGCACCGTATGAAACCTCGAGTGTATATTGGGTGCATGAAATCTGGCCCTGTGCTTGCTCAGAA GGGAGTGAAATATCATGAACCTGAATACTGGAAGTTTGGTGAGGTAGGAAACAAGTACTTCCGTCATGCTACCGGACAACTATATGCCATTTCACAAGATTTGGCTACTTATATATCAACTAATCA GGACGTGCTGCATAAATACGCAAATGAAGATGTTTCTTTGGGATCTTGGTTCATTGGTTTAGACGTGGAGCATATCGATGACAGGAGAATGTGCTGCGGCACACCCCCGG ATTGTGAGTGGAAAGCACAGGCAGGCAACATGTGTATAGCTACTTTCGATTGGAGATGCAGTGGGATTTGCAGGTCTGTGGAGAGAATAAAGGTGGTTCACCAGCGCTGCGGCGAGGATGAAAATGCACTGTGGACTGCAACATTTTGA
- the LOC112705790 gene encoding probable beta-1,3-galactosyltransferase 2 isoform X3, translating to MSSGNTQTVESTSRKKCFMVIGINTAFSSRKRRDSVRATWMPQVEERKKLEDEKGIVIRFVIGHSSTSGGILDRAIEAEEKLHGDFLRLNHVEGYLELSAKTKTYFSTAVALWDADFYVKVDDDVHVNLATLGLTLSMHRMKPRVYIGCMKSGPVLAQKGVKYHEPEYWKFGEVGNKYFRHATGQLYAISQDLATYISTNQDVLHKYANEDVSLGSWFIGLDVEHIDDRRMCCGTPPDCEWKAQAGNMCIATFDWRCSGICRSVERIKVVHQRCGEDENALWTATF from the exons ATGTCATCAG GAAACACACAAACAGTTGAATCAACTTCAAGGAAAAAATGTTTCATGGTTATAGGAATCAATACAGCTTTTAGTAGCAGAAAGCGAAGAGATTCTGTTCGTGCAACTTGGATGCCACAAG TTGAGGAAAGAAAGAAGTTGGAGGATGAAAAGGGCATAGTCATACGTTTTGTTATAGGTCACAG TTCTACATCAGGTGGCATTCTTGATAGAGCTATAGAAGCAGAGGAGAAGCTTCATGGCGACTTTTTGAGGCTG AACCATGTTGAGGGCTACCTTGAACTATCAGCAAAGACAAAGACCTATTTTTCAACTGCTGTTGCTCTGTGGGATGCAGATTTTTATGTCAAAGTTGATGATGATGTCCATGTGAATTTAG CAACACTTGGATTGACTCTGAGTATGCACCGTATGAAACCTCGAGTGTATATTGGGTGCATGAAATCTGGCCCTGTGCTTGCTCAGAA GGGAGTGAAATATCATGAACCTGAATACTGGAAGTTTGGTGAGGTAGGAAACAAGTACTTCCGTCATGCTACCGGACAACTATATGCCATTTCACAAGATTTGGCTACTTATATATCAACTAATCA GGACGTGCTGCATAAATACGCAAATGAAGATGTTTCTTTGGGATCTTGGTTCATTGGTTTAGACGTGGAGCATATCGATGACAGGAGAATGTGCTGCGGCACACCCCCGG ATTGTGAGTGGAAAGCACAGGCAGGCAACATGTGTATAGCTACTTTCGATTGGAGATGCAGTGGGATTTGCAGGTCTGTGGAGAGAATAAAGGTGGTTCACCAGCGCTGCGGCGAGGATGAAAATGCACTGTGGACTGCAACATTTTGA
- the LOC112705790 gene encoding probable beta-1,3-galactosyltransferase 2 isoform X1 translates to MHGSHVPGNTQTVESTSRKKCFMVIGINTAFSSRKRRDSVRATWMPQVEERKKLEDEKGIVIRFVIGHSSTSGGILDRAIEAEEKLHGDFLRLNHVEGYLELSAKTKTYFSTAVALWDADFYVKVDDDVHVNLATLGLTLSMHRMKPRVYIGCMKSGPVLAQKGVKYHEPEYWKFGEVGNKYFRHATGQLYAISQDLATYISTNQDVLHKYANEDVSLGSWFIGLDVEHIDDRRMCCGTPPDCEWKAQAGNMCIATFDWRCSGICRSVERIKVVHQRCGEDENALWTATF, encoded by the exons ATGCATGGTTCTCATGTACCAGGAAACACACAAACAGTTGAATCAACTTCAAGGAAAAAATGTTTCATGGTTATAGGAATCAATACAGCTTTTAGTAGCAGAAAGCGAAGAGATTCTGTTCGTGCAACTTGGATGCCACAAG TTGAGGAAAGAAAGAAGTTGGAGGATGAAAAGGGCATAGTCATACGTTTTGTTATAGGTCACAG TTCTACATCAGGTGGCATTCTTGATAGAGCTATAGAAGCAGAGGAGAAGCTTCATGGCGACTTTTTGAGGCTG AACCATGTTGAGGGCTACCTTGAACTATCAGCAAAGACAAAGACCTATTTTTCAACTGCTGTTGCTCTGTGGGATGCAGATTTTTATGTCAAAGTTGATGATGATGTCCATGTGAATTTAG CAACACTTGGATTGACTCTGAGTATGCACCGTATGAAACCTCGAGTGTATATTGGGTGCATGAAATCTGGCCCTGTGCTTGCTCAGAA GGGAGTGAAATATCATGAACCTGAATACTGGAAGTTTGGTGAGGTAGGAAACAAGTACTTCCGTCATGCTACCGGACAACTATATGCCATTTCACAAGATTTGGCTACTTATATATCAACTAATCA GGACGTGCTGCATAAATACGCAAATGAAGATGTTTCTTTGGGATCTTGGTTCATTGGTTTAGACGTGGAGCATATCGATGACAGGAGAATGTGCTGCGGCACACCCCCGG ATTGTGAGTGGAAAGCACAGGCAGGCAACATGTGTATAGCTACTTTCGATTGGAGATGCAGTGGGATTTGCAGGTCTGTGGAGAGAATAAAGGTGGTTCACCAGCGCTGCGGCGAGGATGAAAATGCACTGTGGACTGCAACATTTTGA
- the LOC112705790 gene encoding probable beta-1,3-galactosyltransferase 2 isoform X4 produces MVIGINTAFSSRKRRDSVRATWMPQVEERKKLEDEKGIVIRFVIGHSSTSGGILDRAIEAEEKLHGDFLRLNHVEGYLELSAKTKTYFSTAVALWDADFYVKVDDDVHVNLATLGLTLSMHRMKPRVYIGCMKSGPVLAQKGVKYHEPEYWKFGEVGNKYFRHATGQLYAISQDLATYISTNQDVLHKYANEDVSLGSWFIGLDVEHIDDRRMCCGTPPDCEWKAQAGNMCIATFDWRCSGICRSVERIKVVHQRCGEDENALWTATF; encoded by the exons ATGGTTATAGGAATCAATACAGCTTTTAGTAGCAGAAAGCGAAGAGATTCTGTTCGTGCAACTTGGATGCCACAAG TTGAGGAAAGAAAGAAGTTGGAGGATGAAAAGGGCATAGTCATACGTTTTGTTATAGGTCACAG TTCTACATCAGGTGGCATTCTTGATAGAGCTATAGAAGCAGAGGAGAAGCTTCATGGCGACTTTTTGAGGCTG AACCATGTTGAGGGCTACCTTGAACTATCAGCAAAGACAAAGACCTATTTTTCAACTGCTGTTGCTCTGTGGGATGCAGATTTTTATGTCAAAGTTGATGATGATGTCCATGTGAATTTAG CAACACTTGGATTGACTCTGAGTATGCACCGTATGAAACCTCGAGTGTATATTGGGTGCATGAAATCTGGCCCTGTGCTTGCTCAGAA GGGAGTGAAATATCATGAACCTGAATACTGGAAGTTTGGTGAGGTAGGAAACAAGTACTTCCGTCATGCTACCGGACAACTATATGCCATTTCACAAGATTTGGCTACTTATATATCAACTAATCA GGACGTGCTGCATAAATACGCAAATGAAGATGTTTCTTTGGGATCTTGGTTCATTGGTTTAGACGTGGAGCATATCGATGACAGGAGAATGTGCTGCGGCACACCCCCGG ATTGTGAGTGGAAAGCACAGGCAGGCAACATGTGTATAGCTACTTTCGATTGGAGATGCAGTGGGATTTGCAGGTCTGTGGAGAGAATAAAGGTGGTTCACCAGCGCTGCGGCGAGGATGAAAATGCACTGTGGACTGCAACATTTTGA